The segment AGCTTTGCATTGGACTTTGAACAGACTTGTGTAGGATAGGTGGGAGGCTGGGAAGTGTGGACGCCAGTTCGCATGGAGCCGCCCTTGAAATACCACCCTGGTGTGTTTGAGGTTCTAACCTTGGTCCGTGATCCGGATTGGGGACAGTGCATGGTAGGCAGTTTGACTGGGGCGGTCTCCTCCCAAAGTGTAACGGAGGAGTTCGAAGGTCACCTAGGTACGGTCGGAAATCGTGCTGATAGTGCAATGGCAAAAGGTGGCTTGACTGCGAGACCGACAAGTCGAGCAGGTGCGAAAGCAGGACATAGTGATCCGGTGGTTCTGAATGGAAGGGCCATCGCTCAACGGATAAAAGGTACTCCGGGGATAACAGGCTGATTCCGCCCAAGAGTTCACATCGACGGCGGAGTTTGGCACCTCGATGTCGGCTCATCACATCCTGGGGCTGTAGCCGGTCCCAAGGGTATGGCTGTTCGCCATTTAAAGTGGTACGTGAGCTGGGTTCAAAACGTCGTGAGACAGTTTGGTCCCTATCTGCAGTGGGCGTTGGAAGTTTGACGGGGGCTGCTCCTAGTACGAGAGGACCGGAGTGGACGAACCTCTGGTGTACCGGTTGTCACGCCAGTGGCATTGCCGGGTAGCTAAGTTTGGAAGAGATAACCGCTGAAAGCATCTAAGCGGGAAACTCGCCTGAAGATGAGACTTCCCTGGAGGCTTGACCTCCCTGAAGAGTCGTTCGAGACCAGGACGTTGATAGGTCGGGTGTGGAAGCGCTGTGAGGCGTTAAGCTAACCGATACTAATGGCTCGTGAGGCTTGATCCTATCATTTGAACAGCTTGGGTGAGCCCAGGCTGGCGACGCGATGCGTCATCGACCCGATACATACTCCCGCGACGCGCGGGCGGCTTCTTGATTTGTTGACAGTTTATGTCTGGCGGCCATAGCGAGGTGGTCCCACGCCTTCCCATCCCGAACAGGACCGTGAAACGCCTTAGCGCCGATGATAGTGCGGTATTCGCCGTGTGAAAGTAGGACACCGCCAGACTCCCCCCTCCAAGCCCTGACCCTACGGTCAGGGCTTTTGGTTTTTATTCCGGCTGTGTTTCGGGCTATTGCCGATTGTCTACACTATCCTGAAGTTTGACAAAGCCGGCATTCACCGGCATGATGATTCGACCATGACGAATCGTGTTGACCTCCCCGTTGCCAACTACAGCAACTATTATTATCCGGTGTGCCGCAAGGCGCTCCGGAGGGCCGCATTCGTCCAATAATCATTGAGAATGACCGTTCCCGGGCCGCCTGAGAAGGCGGCCTTGTCATTTTCACCGTCCTTATCTCGCGCGTTTTCCGGTCACGGTCCACCTGACAAAGGGACTGACATGACCTCATCCGCGCGATCCTCCTGGGGATCGAAACTCGGTTTCATCTTCGCCGCCGCTGGCTCCGCCATCGGACTTGGCGCCATCTGGAAATTTCCCTACGTCACCGCCATGAACGGCGGCGGCGCATTCCTGGTGCTGTTCCTGTTTTTCAGTTTCACGCTGGGCCTCGCCCAGATGGTGGTCGAGTTCACGCTCGGCCGCCATGCCCGCCGCGGGCCTGTCGGCATGTTCCGCGCCCTGGCCGGCGGTGCTTGGCCGCTGGTCGGCATGATGGGCATTCTTGCCGGTTTTGTGCTCTACAGCTTCTACAGCGTGGTGGGCGGATGGACGCTGGGCTACGTCGCCCTGGCCGTCAAAGGCGATGTGCTGGTGCGCGATGCGGCGCAGTTGGGCCGACTGTTCGACGGTTATGCCAAGGATCCGCTCTGGCCTGTGCTCAGTCATGGTGTCTTTGTCCTCGCGACCCTGGGCATCGTGGTGGCGGGGATCGAAAAGGGCATCGAACGGGCGGGCAAACTATTGATGCCTGCGCTGTTCGGCATCATGCTGATCCTGATCGCCCGCTCTTTGACGCTTCCTCACGCCATCGAGGGTGTGCGGGCTTTTTTCATGCCGGACTTTTCCAAGGTATCGCCTTCCATGGTGGTGGATGCGCTGGGGCTGGCCTTCTTTTCCCTGTCGCTGGGCACCGGCGGCATGATCGCGTACGGTTCCTACGTCAAGGAAAAAACGCCGGTGTTCAACGCGGCGATCTGGGTGGTGGGTTTGTCGACGGTGGTGGCGCTGCTGTCCGGCCTGATGATTTTTCCGGCGCTGTTCGCCTTTGGATTGAACCCGGCTGCGGGGCCGGGACTGACGTTCATGACGATGCCGATCGTGTTCGCCAGCCTGCCCTTCGGCCAGTTCTTCGCGATTGCCTTCTTCGCGCTGCTCGCCGTGGCGGCGCTGACGTCCTCGGTGTCGATGCTGGAGTTGATCGCCAC is part of the Paludibacterium paludis genome and harbors:
- a CDS encoding sodium-dependent transporter, which codes for MTSSARSSWGSKLGFIFAAAGSAIGLGAIWKFPYVTAMNGGGAFLVLFLFFSFTLGLAQMVVEFTLGRHARRGPVGMFRALAGGAWPLVGMMGILAGFVLYSFYSVVGGWTLGYVALAVKGDVLVRDAAQLGRLFDGYAKDPLWPVLSHGVFVLATLGIVVAGIEKGIERAGKLLMPALFGIMLILIARSLTLPHAIEGVRAFFMPDFSKVSPSMVVDALGLAFFSLSLGTGGMIAYGSYVKEKTPVFNAAIWVVGLSTVVALLSGLMIFPALFAFGLNPAAGPGLTFMTMPIVFASLPFGQFFAIAFFALLAVAALTSSVSMLELIATLFLDEFGFQRRPVILGLSAAVFVCGIPASLSFGPWHDITVFGKTLFEAMDYSVSNLMMPLGGIAVALFAGWRVWPAIESGSGLAGARLMALKWSCRVVAPVGITVILLKNL